The proteins below are encoded in one region of Mycobacterium botniense:
- a CDS encoding AurF N-oxygenase family protein encodes MARTRMVQRWRRNMEVRDDAEYVSMLTTLSEGSVRRNFNPYTDIDWNSTDFAVTDNDPRWVLPATDPLGRHPWYRAQPLERQIKIGMWRQANVAKVGLQFESVLIRGLMEYAFWVPNGSPEYRYCLHESVEECNHTMMFQEMVNRIGADVPGAPRFLRWLSPLIPLVAGPLPIPFFFGVLAGEEPIDHAQKNVLREGKTLHPIMERVMAIHVAEEARHISFAHAYLRKRVPHLTKHQRFWLSLYVPLVMRLLGQAITVPPKAFWQEFNIPREVKKELFFRSPESRKFLQDMFADVRMLAYDTGLMNPVAKLIWRLCKINGKPSRYRSEPQRRRLVAAA; translated from the coding sequence ATGGCTCGGACACGCATGGTGCAACGTTGGCGCCGCAACATGGAGGTGCGGGACGACGCCGAGTACGTGAGCATGCTCACCACGCTGTCCGAGGGGTCGGTGCGGCGCAATTTCAACCCCTACACCGACATCGATTGGAACTCAACGGATTTCGCAGTTACCGACAATGATCCCCGTTGGGTCCTGCCGGCGACCGACCCGTTGGGCCGCCACCCCTGGTATCGGGCGCAGCCACTGGAGCGCCAGATCAAGATCGGCATGTGGCGGCAGGCCAATGTCGCCAAAGTGGGCCTGCAATTTGAATCCGTGCTCATCCGGGGACTAATGGAGTACGCCTTTTGGGTGCCCAACGGCTCTCCGGAGTACCGTTACTGCCTGCACGAGTCGGTCGAAGAGTGCAACCACACCATGATGTTTCAGGAGATGGTGAATCGCATCGGTGCCGACGTTCCGGGCGCGCCGCGGTTCCTGCGCTGGTTGTCGCCGCTGATCCCGCTCGTCGCCGGCCCGCTGCCGATTCCATTTTTCTTCGGTGTGCTCGCCGGCGAAGAGCCTATCGACCACGCCCAGAAAAACGTACTGCGTGAGGGCAAGACACTGCATCCCATCATGGAGCGGGTGATGGCGATTCATGTGGCCGAGGAGGCACGGCATATCTCCTTCGCCCACGCCTACTTACGCAAACGGGTTCCGCATCTGACCAAACACCAGCGGTTTTGGCTCTCGCTGTACGTTCCGCTGGTCATGCGACTGCTGGGTCAGGCCATCACTGTGCCGCCCAAAGCTTTCTGGCAGGAGTTCAACATTCCGCGCGAGGTCAAAAAGGAGCTGTTCTTCCGCTCACCGGAGTCCCGGAAGTTCTTGCAGGACATGTTCGCCGACGTTCGGATGCTGGCCTACGACACCGGGTTGATGAATCCTGTGGCCAAACTCATATGGCGGCTGTGCAAGATCAACGGCAAACCATCCCGGTATCGCAGCGAGCCGCAGCGCCGGCGCTTGGTCGCGGCCGCCTAA
- a CDS encoding citrate synthase 2 produces the protein MTVVPENFVAGLDGVVAFTTEIAEPDKDGGALRYRGVDIEDLVSRQVTFGDVWALLVDGKFGHGLPPAEPFPLPIHSGDVRVDVQAGLAMLAPIWGYQPLLDIDDTTAREQLARASVMALSYVAQSARGIYQPAVPQRIIDECSTITARFMTRWQGEPDPKHIEAVDAYWVSAAEHGMNASTFTARVIASTGADVAAALSGAIGAMSGPLHGGAPARVLPMLEEVERTGDARGLVKRILDRGDKLMGFGHRVYRAEDPRARVLRATAKRLGAPRYEVALAVEQAALSELRERRPDRAIETNVEFWAAVVLDFARVPAKMMPAMFTCGRTAGWCAHILEQKRLGKLVRPSAIYVGPGPRSPETVEGWHQITKS, from the coding sequence CGGCGTCGACATCGAGGATCTGGTGAGCCGGCAAGTCACGTTCGGCGATGTCTGGGCTTTGCTAGTCGACGGCAAGTTCGGTCATGGCCTGCCGCCGGCTGAACCCTTCCCACTGCCGATCCACAGCGGCGACGTCCGTGTCGACGTGCAGGCCGGACTGGCGATGCTGGCGCCTATCTGGGGATACCAGCCGTTGCTCGACATCGATGACACCACCGCCCGCGAACAGCTCGCCCGGGCATCGGTGATGGCGCTGTCCTACGTCGCCCAGTCTGCGCGCGGCATCTACCAGCCCGCTGTTCCGCAACGGATCATCGACGAATGCTCCACGATCACAGCCCGTTTCATGACGCGCTGGCAAGGTGAACCAGATCCGAAACATATCGAGGCCGTCGACGCCTATTGGGTGTCGGCCGCCGAGCACGGCATGAACGCCTCAACGTTCACCGCGCGCGTGATCGCCTCGACCGGCGCGGATGTTGCGGCGGCGCTCTCCGGGGCGATCGGGGCGATGAGCGGCCCGCTGCACGGCGGGGCGCCGGCCCGGGTGCTGCCCATGCTCGAAGAGGTGGAGCGCACCGGCGACGCCCGCGGTCTGGTCAAGCGCATCCTGGACCGTGGCGATAAGCTGATGGGCTTTGGGCATCGGGTCTACCGCGCGGAGGATCCGCGTGCCCGGGTGCTGCGCGCGACCGCCAAGCGGTTGGGGGCGCCACGTTACGAGGTCGCCCTGGCGGTAGAGCAAGCAGCGTTGTCCGAGCTGCGGGAGCGGCGTCCGGACCGCGCCATCGAAACCAACGTCGAGTTTTGGGCCGCCGTGGTCCTCGATTTCGCCAGGGTGCCGGCCAAGATGATGCCCGCGATGTTCACCTGTGGTCGCACCGCCGGATGGTGCGCGCACATCCTCGAACAGAAGAGGCTGGGAAAGCTGGTGCGCCCCTCAGCAATCTACGTCGGCCCAGGCCCACGCAGCCCCGAAACCGTCGAGGGCTGGCACCAGATCACGAAGTCGTGA
- a CDS encoding FAD-dependent oxidoreductase, which yields MPHVITQSCCNDGSCVFACPVNCIHPTPDEPGFATSEMLYIDPVACVDCGACVDACPVGAIASDTRLTPEQIPFAELNASYYPPRPAGVKTPPTSKLAPVIPPLEIRARRHPLTVAIVGSGPAGMYAADELLTQSGVRVNVFEKLPTPYGLVRAGVAPDHQSTKRVTRLFDRIADHRDFRFFLNVEVGKHVSHSELRAHHHAVLYAVGAPNDRRLDIDGMGLPGTGTATEFVAWINGHPEFAALPVDLRYERVVIIGNGNVALDVARVLTADLNELARTDISDHALSTFRNSAVREVVIAARRTPVHSAFTLPELIGLVAASEVVIDAADRDRVRRDLATVSDPVARTKLEILSTLPDGSAPSSRPRIRLAYQLAPQRILGKQRVSGVEFVVTGTDEVRRIDTGLVLTSIGYRGKPIRDLPFDDAAGVVPNDGGRVIDPDSGRPLPGAYVAGWIKRGPTGFIGTNKTCSLQTVRALVADFNEGRLSDPVAGSDALAKLVRARQPNVVDAAGWRAIDAAEVIRGNADGRPRNKFTSIADMLAAAAAAPVPPRRRLTDRLRHLTLPN from the coding sequence ATGCCGCACGTCATCACCCAGTCGTGCTGCAACGACGGTTCGTGCGTTTTCGCCTGTCCGGTCAACTGCATCCACCCGACCCCGGACGAACCGGGCTTCGCCACTTCCGAGATGCTCTACATCGACCCGGTGGCTTGCGTCGACTGCGGGGCGTGCGTGGATGCCTGCCCGGTGGGCGCCATTGCATCCGATACACGGCTGACGCCTGAACAGATACCGTTCGCCGAGCTCAATGCCTCGTACTATCCGCCGCGGCCCGCGGGTGTCAAAACACCGCCGACCTCGAAGCTGGCTCCGGTGATACCGCCGCTCGAGATACGTGCGCGCCGCCATCCGCTCACGGTGGCGATCGTCGGCTCCGGCCCGGCGGGGATGTATGCCGCCGACGAGTTGCTCACCCAGTCCGGCGTTCGTGTCAACGTATTCGAAAAGCTGCCCACGCCTTACGGATTGGTGCGCGCCGGAGTCGCACCGGATCACCAGAGCACCAAACGGGTCACCCGTCTCTTCGACCGGATCGCAGACCATCGCGACTTCCGGTTCTTCCTCAACGTCGAGGTCGGTAAACACGTGAGCCACTCCGAACTGCGCGCGCATCACCACGCCGTGCTGTATGCCGTCGGCGCCCCGAACGATCGCCGCCTCGACATCGACGGGATGGGCCTGCCGGGCACCGGCACGGCAACCGAATTCGTGGCGTGGATCAACGGGCATCCTGAGTTTGCCGCCTTGCCGGTGGATCTCCGCTACGAGCGCGTCGTCATCATTGGCAACGGTAACGTCGCGCTGGACGTTGCGCGTGTGCTCACCGCCGACCTGAACGAGTTGGCTCGCACCGACATCTCCGATCACGCGCTGAGCACCTTCCGCAACTCGGCGGTCCGCGAGGTGGTGATCGCGGCGCGACGTACACCGGTGCATTCTGCGTTTACTCTTCCTGAGCTGATCGGCCTCGTCGCCGCATCCGAGGTCGTCATCGACGCCGCCGATCGCGATCGTGTCCGGCGCGATCTCGCCACGGTCTCCGACCCGGTGGCCAGGACCAAGCTGGAGATCTTGAGCACACTTCCTGACGGCTCCGCCCCCTCGTCGCGGCCGCGGATCCGGCTGGCGTACCAACTCGCCCCGCAACGGATCCTGGGCAAGCAGCGGGTCAGCGGTGTGGAGTTCGTCGTCACCGGTACTGATGAAGTGCGTCGGATCGACACCGGCTTGGTGCTGACGTCGATCGGCTACCGCGGCAAGCCGATCCGCGATCTGCCTTTCGACGATGCCGCCGGCGTCGTCCCGAATGACGGTGGCCGGGTAATCGACCCGGACTCCGGGCGGCCGTTACCCGGTGCATACGTGGCGGGTTGGATCAAGCGTGGGCCGACCGGGTTCATCGGGACCAACAAAACGTGTTCGTTACAAACTGTCCGGGCCTTGGTGGCCGACTTCAACGAGGGCCGGCTTTCTGATCCGGTAGCTGGCTCAGACGCACTCGCCAAACTGGTGCGGGCACGTCAGCCGAACGTGGTGGACGCCGCGGGCTGGCGCGCTATCGACGCCGCCGAGGTGATCAGGGGCAACGCTGATGGGCGCCCGCGCAACAAGTTCACCAGTATCGCCGATATGCTGGCCGCCGCCGCGGCAGCGCCGGTGCCGCCGCGGCGGCGCCTGACCGACCGTCTCCGTCACCTGACGCTGCCAAACTAG